In Spiroplasma chinense, a single window of DNA contains:
- a CDS encoding ABC transporter ATP-binding protein: MLEIKNLTKLFSSGDGISNISFSIKPGDIVGMVGDNGAGKSTIIKTLFNEYGKNSGEFYLDNLPLNKKDYKKMAFFPDQSIFPNNISIEKYCTYSGCLSGISKKTILLRTRELLKYLKLYEYKNKTFKHLSAGMQKRAMLAITLISDPEIIVLDEPTSNLDLSSRFEFLELLKKLAGSNKTILITSHIINELQGLINKLIIIKEGTLIYEKYLEENEMILSIYNNKTKSNEVNKDRNNLADIFSK, encoded by the coding sequence ATGTTGGAAATTAAAAATTTAACAAAATTATTTTCAAGTGGTGATGGTATTTCAAATATAAGTTTTAGCATCAAACCAGGTGACATTGTAGGGATGGTCGGAGATAATGGTGCTGGTAAGTCAACTATTATAAAAACTTTATTTAATGAATATGGAAAAAATAGTGGAGAATTTTATTTAGATAATTTACCTCTAAATAAAAAAGACTATAAGAAAATGGCTTTTTTTCCAGATCAAAGTATTTTTCCGAACAATATAAGTATTGAGAAATATTGTACTTATTCTGGATGTTTATCTGGAATAAGTAAAAAAACTATTTTATTAAGAACTAGAGAATTATTAAAATATTTAAAATTATATGAATATAAAAATAAGACTTTTAAACATTTATCTGCAGGTATGCAAAAAAGAGCGATGCTCGCAATCACTTTGATTTCAGACCCAGAAATCATAGTTTTGGACGAACCAACTTCAAATTTAGATTTATCATCTAGATTTGAATTTCTAGAATTACTTAAAAAACTTGCAGGTTCAAATAAAACAATACTAATAACCAGTCACATAATAAATGAGTTACAAGGTCTAATTAATAAATTAATTATTATTAAGGAAGGAACCTTAATTTATGAAAAATATTTAGAAGAAAATGAAATGATCTTATCAATTTATAATAATAAAACAAAAAGCAACGAAGTTAATAAGGATAGAAATAATTTAGCAGATATTTTTTCAAAGTAG